The region TCTCATCCCCCTCTTTCGATTAGTGTTCTCTCCCATTTCAGTTCGGTTTTAGGGAGTATTTAGTCATTCCGATCACTGCGGAACAGACCACCCCAGCAAAAAAGGGGGGTGTGTGAATGCCTCTTCTGTATTTCCTGAAAAGTGTGGTCAAGgtcatcctgctcttcaaaTATCCAGTGGCTGCCACGGGCCGTTATTTCTGCACCAGAGGTTATCTTGAGAAGCCATGCAGATGAAGACAGGCTCCCTAATAGCAGCAGACAGGCCGGCCTCGCAGCTCAGCGCACCGCTGTCTTTCGGGAAAGTCAGATGGGCGGTGCTCGGAATCGCAGGACAGCTTGCTGCGGAGAAGGAAAACACGTTTACCGAGAGCGAGGGTGGTGGagacagaggaagagagagagagagagagattgggTTTGCGGGGAGAATGACTGTGATTTGGGGGCAGGactgtgtatggggggggggggggtacttgtATTTTGTGGGTAGCCGGGGGGGGCTCCTCTCTGATGGCATACCAGCTGCCGGCCTCCAGAGCATGACTGAAGCTCCTGATCTCCTTGACTCTGATCTCACCTTCAGGCCAACAGCTCACGCCCCGCTCACCCTCAGTGACGGGGGGGTTGAGGGGGCAGAGAGCCAGaaggccctaaccctaaccctcctctAATGACCCTTTGCTCTAGGTCAGTATATGCATTTCAGCCCCCATCACTGGTGATTTCACACAGGCTTTTTTCACTCTGTTATTGCGTGTTTCTCctcatggggtggggggtggaggcaaGGCACCCAGTAGAGGTGAGAAGAAcatcgccccctgcaggagagACGGGGATCATCAACCTGACGAAGTGTTGATGGATCAGACATCTGGATTCGCCAGACTGGAAGAGATGGGGGAGCAAAGAGAGGGAATGCAGAGAAAAAAGGAACAAAGGACGGATGGAAGACAGAGGCGGAGTCGTTTATCGCTCAGAATGTTATCGTTTTGCGTTTTGAATTATAACTGCAGTTTCTCTGCTTTCCTTCATAATTAATTGTTGATGGATTGGAAATGCAGCCGGAAACATTCCCTGCATGTGCCTTGGCAATCGAGGATACGTTTAATTTTAAAATTGGATATAAAACACAGACAACGCCTTGGCAGTAAATGAAACTGTAGCGAATCGGCACAGCTCCCTGTAAATGCCTAAATCAGCCAGGCGATTTGTTTTGGGTTAGGCCTGTTTTTCACATGCGGAGCAAGGAAATAATTTGAGATGTTTGCTTTTTAGTGTGGACACCTTGGAAATATAATGGCGGCTGTCCACAAAGACGTCAGTGGGTCTGCTTACGTTGTGGATGAAGCCTGAAGGTTGCTGTCCATGGTACTGGCTGGACACAGGGTGGGGGCTCTCTCTGCAGTCTCAGCGCCCCCCCCTCCAGGTAGCAAGATAAGCCAGAGGCCCCCCACTGCGATACCGCCTAAGACACGTGTCTGTGGCGTGTTCTCACTCGCAGGCATGCTCTGGTACCTTCAGGCGCGTGTGCACACGCGTGCCATTTGAGAGCGGCGTGAGTCACCACTCACACTTGGCGggtgtgtgcgggggggggcggcattcATCGTACGTGCgtagtaaaaggaattaagtAAGTTTGAAGCCAGAAGCAGGCGACTGTGATGATTTTTAGCTGGCAGTAAAGGAGGAGGGGCATTCAAAAGAGCAGGAATGGTAATGGCAAGCACCTCTCTGTGGAGCCCTACAGGGCCAAGCGGGGGCCCCAAGGTCAAACAGGAAGGTCAAACTGGGAGTCCATAAACACATGATCGCATAATCAATTATTCTACTTATTGTTTATGAAAACCTCTTACTGAGTCCCCCCATTGTTAAAGTTACTTTATTTCCTTGTTCCATATTTCTTAGTTACTTTATAAAAAATGAATGTTTTCACATAGATTTATGATGTGTCTTAAATGACAAATAAAAGATGAAGGACTAAGGTGATAGAAAATGCATATTAATCAAAGCATTACAGTGTGACAGGCGTAGTAGTGTCTGAAGTCTGAGAAGGTCTCGTTGGTCAATTACCTAGTCGGCAGCCATTTGGGTTTAATTACCGTAGTGACCATCAGCATGCTTTCTGCCTGGCGGTTTGTATGTTGTTCTCTTTATGCCCACTAGGGGAGCAGTTCTGCCCTCTGTAAAGGTAGTGTAGTATACCGTTCGCTGACATCGCTCCCAGAATACCCCATGTCTCCCTGCCTCACACAGGTATCATACGCACGGCCCAGCTCAGCCTCCATCCGAGACGCCAACCTCTACGTAAGCGGCCTCCCCAAGACCATGACGCAGAAGGAACTGGAGCAGCTCTTCTCCCAGTACGGGCGCATCATCACGTCCCGCATCCTGGTGGACCAGGTTACAGGTATCCATGGATCGGCTGTTTACCCGCACACACAGACGCGCACGTGCCGGTCACACTGTTTGCTGCGGAAGGTCACGTGGGGAGAAGAGGGATCGCGCCGTTTCCATAGGTCTAGATGTACTCGCTTTCCAAACTGTGGACCAGCTGTACCCCAGAGGTCCCACCTACAACAGATTCTGTTTTGTTTATCGACAAACCGCAATGAGAGAGGATGACACGCGCTGTCTGTGCTCGGGAGCTGCCTGCTTTCCCGTCATCCGGAGAACGACAAAACCAAACATTTTACCTGCCTACAAATTCAGCATGCAGCCCTGACAGCAAGGCCGTCTCTAGCTATTGAAAAAAATCAGGGCCTAAGTCAAGTTTatctctttttattttttgaaggAACAGTGGCATTGGGGGTAATATACTCAGCGTTAGGcttaaaatactcagggctGTAGCCCGAGTGATCGGATCGAAAGAAGCCTATGGCTGGCAGAACAAATTAGctaacactgtcagaaaaaatggtaccgatttgtacctttgcttgtcaatgGGGCTGTACACTAAAGGGTCTGACAATTGTACCCTTAACTGTACGTAACCTTTAAggagaaatggactctgaggaacatccccaaggtacaaacaacattaatttacccccaatggtacaaaactGTTCCTCAGATTCCATTTTTGGTACATTCACCCTTGAGAGTACAGCCCCGGTGtcagcaaaggtacaaactggcACCCTTCTTTCTGAGAGTGATAGGTGCAGATAAATAGTGGACATGAACGTGTAGACGCAGTTTGGACCTCAACCCACCTTACTCCACCAGTTAGACCAttgtgcatggggggggggggtcacacataGAACCACATAGAACGTGTACCTCCAATATTTCATTTGGcttcattcaccccccccccatacatagACCTTTGTACCTTGGTATATACATTATTAAGCTGTGCCCCCCCAATATGAAACGCTCTCCTATGTCACTGGGGAGCTCTGTACGATGTCCCCCAATGCTCAAGCGACCCCGCAGTGCTCCACCCACCCAGCGAATCCATTTCCTGCCCAACCTCAGGAGGCCGGGCCCCAGGGAATAGGGGGGGCAGGTCTGCTGGAGGAATTTTAATGACTAATTAAATTTTAGTTGCTAGTAATTAAGAAACAAGGAGGACTTGGGAGGGTCGAGAGGAAGCGCAGCCAGTAAAGATGGCGCAGAAGGGCAGGATTCTCCAGgtgacctctgggggggggcaggggctggggggggcacgcTTCCATGGAGATGCCCCTCTTCAGCTTTCACGCTGAAGGCATGTGGCCTCCAGAAACTGGCCAATCAGACATTGAGAATAATGCCGCCTGTCACAGTATTCAGCGTTTATTTAAACAGCCACCCAGGGTTAAACGCCATGCCGGGCGCTATGGAAACAGGACAGCCACTGCTTATCACAGCTCTCAGCCGAGACGTCAGGAGCCACTTGCACTCGCGGCGACGTACCGCGTGGACCTTCCTCTGGTCTCACCCCGTTGTTTTTTTCCAGTCGACAGCACTTGAGGGATGCCACTTTGAAGTCCTTAACCAGCGTGCCCCTGCTGGCAGAGATGTGTAGTTTCACTCATACAGTGGCCTTTCCCTCAGTTGTGCatctgtgactcagcagatctCGATGGGGCACTTGGGGCTGTACAGAACTGCAGTCCTTCACATTCATTTAGATTCTTCTCTGATATTTCATTGATTGTTTTACATTAATATCTCATATTTCCCCCTTTTCTGACTGAGAGGACATCAGTCGCAGGATTTGTACATAATATCAGCCCACTTGTTCTTCAGGGAGAGTTTTTAGGTCATGAAGTTCAGTAATAACTATGAGTTTAAGCACACGCTTGAATGAAAATATAATAATGGGCTGGCTTTAACtgataattaaatattttaagccGTTGGTCTGAGCCAAGCAGGAAGCCATCGTTCCTGTCAATAAGAGCAAGTATGTCTATTAaaagtatataaaataaaataagttcTTCCTCTACTTCGAATCCCATGTAAGCACACCTTTAAAGTTAAACCACCAAAGATAATTTGTACTTCTCACTtacaaattatccatccatccatccatcgagcCATCTTCCATACTCCTTATCCAGTCCAGGACCATGGGGTTCCTGCATTTTTATACAAATATTGTCAGTGTAGGGCATAATGCCCACTCAGGTGTGACCAAATTCTGTTATATTTGTTGTGATTTATATTTATGCTCCCAtgttgaattatttatgctataAATCATATAATGTTTTACTTTCCAAGGTCAGAAATAATTTCCTAGCTCTCCCATGTCACTTGTAAACAGAGCATCACATCAGCATGCTTCGCACGCCTCATCGGCCAGACGCCTTCGATTCCACACCTTTCCGGTGCTGACCCCCCACATCAGCACCTACCTCGACGCGAGCCAGTTTTCTGCAAACCCCGGTCCGAGTCAGCAGAAGGCGGGGAGTGATTTAATTTGCCCCCTCTGTAATGTACGTGACGAACGGAGTTAACAAACAtgctggcaccccccccccatgctgagcACAAAGAAAACAAGCGACAAGATGGGCCTTCACAGCAGTGAGGCGGCTTTCGTTAGTGGCCCCACCCTCCTGGAACATTCCAGGTTTTCCAAGGGGCTCTATTCGTTTTCCCTGAAAATATGGAGGTGCGGTGGTTGGTGGGGGCAGGACGCCGATGGCTCCTCGCTCCTACCCGTTATTAATAAGCCCTCCCTTCTCAGCggccaccgtgtgtgtgtgtgcccgtgCGTGTGCCTGGTGCGCGTGTGTGCCAGGCTGAGATAGGGACAGGTGAGGCTGTGTAAGTCGCAATAGTGGTTACTGTGCTGCGTAATAACAGTTACTGCGCCGAGACACGGCGTTCAGCAGGGGAAACACAGCAAGCCAGCTGTTTGCTTTGCTTTGTGCTTCCATCACCAATCAGCCAGAAGCTCGTTATTTTAACACAGGGAATGAAataggtgcagaaaacaaacactgccatcagattttttttgccATAACTTTATCTTGCAGTGTCTATTTTTGCCCGTCCCTTTAAGAACCTGCTCAGCCAGACAAAAGGCCCGATGACAGACGGGTCTACAGAATGAGACTGTGATCAGAGGGAGCGGCTGTCAGTGtggcgtgccccccccccccctcccatcaggCAGGTGTGATGGGCACAACTTCAGGGGCACAAAAGTTTAACATAAGCTCACGTTCCTGGACTTGCCAGGCCCTCTGTGGGGGGCGATAagtcccccaccccaccaactTGCTGAGTATTATAAACTTTTCCCCGACATCTCTGTGTTATGCCTCGACCGGTGCCCATAGACCCTCTGCCTACAGGCAGGTGCCCGCAGGGTGGGAGAGGGTCACCTTAGAAGCCATCCAGAGAGACCACTCAAACAGATCGCTTTTGTGAATGCCAGGGTTAATGATGAATGACTAGCCACTGGGTGATATTCATAATGCACTAGTGTGCACACATCAGAGCTGCACCAGTGTCCTTCGGGGTATTTATGGCAGCTGAAACATTCATATGACGCAGGCCCTTTTAAAAGCGAAAGGACCGCCGTCAGCAGTTTTCCGGCTATTCGGGAACGTCTCCGGGACTTGAGCTGTCATGAGTAGGAGCTTCTGGGGATGTAGTCCATCGCGCCTCCTGTTATGGGTGCAGAAGGGAGCTGCTTCAAACCCCAAAGCAGGTTTCGTACTCATAACTCAGAGCAGTTTAACCTGGAAAGATATCCAGTTCTGTAATTGGATTTATTTACTAGTCACTCTGGATAAAGGTGGGGGCTTAACATTGAAATAAGTGTGTTCCGGTGTGTGTTTGGCCACTCGGTTTTAGGTTTCAGGGGTCACAAAACACAAGAATTACCGTAAGCAGCTTTTCAGGTCCGCTTCGGATGTGACACCAAGCGGGAACCATCCATCATACCTTCCATTCACCAGCACATGGTGATCGCAGGTTGGAGTCGAGGTAGGGGCGGAGACAGGAATGGGAGGAGCGGAAAATTATGGTCAATGAAGTCGTCGCTGCACCCTGCGCCATTTCATAGAGGCCTTTGCGCCCCCTCTCCATGCGCCTGGGGCGGGTGTTCTGTCAGGGCGTTCCCTGGGGGTGGCCCGTCTGAAGCACCTTCACAGGTTGGCAGGCTTGCCATCACTCGTTGAGGTCCTCCACGTAGGCGGGTGCGACCCGTGTCAGGTGCTTTGAGGGGGAGATGAAagtccccaaccccccccccccccgaacccgGCGCTTGCAGCATTCATTCCGCAGCCGCCATCCCACCCCTGTTCTCCCATTTATTCTGTCTCCAGGTGAAATTTCCCCGGTCATAACGCGATTCGGCCCCTCGCTGCAGCGCCCACTCGTTACGCGATTAGAcgctatttttaaaaatgcagcagAGCGAATCGGGGATGATGCAGAAAAGCACAAATACCTCGTGGTGGCAGGCGAAACAGCGTGGCCCTTGGCCGTTAATTACAGAGGCAGCGGTAAGCCAGCACTGTCAGCGTGTCTTAAAGGGCCGATGCTCAGTGTGCTgtgtcatcccccccccccccccccccaggcggtTCGCGGGGCGTGGGCTTCATCCGCTTCGATAAGAGGATAGAGGCGGAGGAGGCCATCAAGGGGCTGAATGGGCAGAAGCCGTCCGGCGCCACCGAGCCCATCACCGTGAAGTTCGCCAACAACCCCAGCCAGAAGACCAGCCAGGCCTTGCTCTCCCAGCTGTACCAGTCCCCCAATCGCCGGTACCCAGGGCCGCTGCACCACCAGGCCCAGAGGTTCAGGTAAATAGCCCCGGTGACGCTCGACCACGGGgatcaaagggaataaagtcccTCATTAAAGACGTGTGTGCTGAAAGGGCTCGCGGGTGTGCATAGAGGAAATGACGTTGCATCAGCGTGTTATCGCCATGCGAAAAAGGAATTGAAACGTCTGACTGTGGTTATATTTGGAGATAAGCCAGTCACAAAAGCTGTGTGCGATGGAGTAATCTCATTGCAGGTTCCCGGGAACAAGTCCCCACGCCTGGGCCTAACCAGCGCCATTAAACGCTTGAGAGAGACTGTGCACAAGAGACAGTGGGGTTCTGTCGTTCACAATGTCTCCCCAGAGTTCCCTGCAAGTGTCATTCCTGCGCCTCACGCTGCGATCCCTTCTTTCTTGTTGCCTGTCCGTTCTCACCCCTATCTTCCCCTCCATTCCCAGGCTCTTCCTTACTTTTCCTTCTTGTACTTTCCTCCTCTCTTCTCATTCCtgctcctccttcctcttccctTCAACCCCCCCCCGTCACGTGCTCAGCTCCATTTTCACCTCTCATGCTGCATTAACAGTTCTAACTATTTTTAAAGTGTGATATTTTCACCTGCCACCTAACAGTTTAAATTCCACTTCTGCCATCACAGTATCAGATAAAAGGACGATCGGcctttttgggtttttttttcccagacagTAGATATTTTAAACAGTCTTATTAAACACTGCTGGTTTATTGCCAGTATAAATAGTTAGACTAGAATAAGTCTTTGATCGTGTTTAGGAGACACAGTAAGGAATCAGTGCAAACGCTCACCCCGCACGTACTGAGCAAAACGGCCATAAACCACAGGATGAAATGTTATCTAAACCTTAAAGTGCAGGAACCATTAGGGATCTGGCGCTGAAGACCAGTTGGTTAATGTTGTTTTTATGTCCCAGCCTGCGTGATTATtctcctccgcccccccccatccccccccccccccaatgctcaCGACGCTTCTTGGCCTGAAATGTTCATCTCATGAGCATCACCTGCTCAGCACAACACATTCCGGCCCAGAATTGAGTTTCCTATTACTGATGACTGTAATTAGCAAATTATCTCTATTATCTGTAGGCCGGCACTTATAATAATGGCGCTGGATTTAAAGGAGGTGCCCCATCTGCAGGCATTAGAGAAGTCGCCTCACTGTAGGCCGGGGCCTTGAAGAGGGAGGGTCCTCCGATGGACCGGCAGACAAGTCCATAGCAGCAGCCCACAGCAGCTTCCTCTGTACCTCTGGTCCAATTTACTCATTTAGCCACAAAGCAGACTGCACAGTCCCTGCCCAGATAATTGGCTAATTGCGGCTTTAATGATTCGTTACCTCCTGCCACACACACCTCATATTCCATCGAGTTCCCTGAAGGTCCAGTTTCCAACTGTTGACCTACTGTTGATATGGCTTGTTTTTTTAGGAGCGGGACAGCCTGTAACTGGGAGGAAGCAGGGCAGGTTCTGGTGCGAAACCGGTCCAGCCCAGTCTGGTACTGAGATATTACTGCGGGCTCCGAAAATAGTCAGCGAAAAAGAACACGTCCGCTTtgggatttttaaaaacattattcATTTTTAACATCTGGATATAACTTAAAGATGCAAAATAAACCCTTATTTAGACTTAACAAACGAATGATAAATGCAAACCACGAGTTTTTCTACATAAGCTAACAATTTTCAGATATCacactttgtttttttgtttagaaCATTATAAATGTACACAGTCTCCATCCACTGTTATACCTGCAATCTTAACCATCTTATTCAGGTACAAAACCATTACTGACAGAACTCTAAATTAACCATTCGATACTGAAAGTCTCTGACTAACACTAACAGAGGCAATTGGATTCCTGGCTGTCACATCTTACACTTCATATCAGCCTTCATTCTTCTCATCTGCTGAGTGATTCCTCATTTTTTAGGTTTTGCTGTTGAGAATttggtaacaaaaaaaaaaaatcaatttgtcCATTGAATAATAAAGCCAATTATGGTAATGCAGCGATTCCAATCATAACTGTGGGGAAAGAAGCCCAGTAAAATCCCACTGGTGGCTGTACTGGTGACGGTCTGGCTCCCACAAGTGCACACCAGAAAGAACGAAAAAAAGAATTACAGCAAACTAGGAAATGAGTGGAATTTCCCAGAGGGCCAGAGGGCAGACGGGGGCCTGGGCTCCATGCCCTGCTGCCGGTGCTCAGCGTGTGCTTGTCCCGCTCCCCAGTCTGGGGGGCTCCACAGTGTAACGGCCCCTTTCTGGATGTTTCTTCCTTGAGTGACGCAGGGATGTAGCATTATTTCCATTGAGTGAGCCGACCATCTgcctggcattaaccccagaacCCTCCTTCTCTTACAGGCTGGACAATTTGCTTAATATGGCCTATGGCGTAAAGAGGTAATTAAAACTTCACCGAATGCCAGATGTCCATGTTGACAAAATTATTTatattctgttttatttatttttgaaagTCACTTGCTTTTGATTCAGTTCGAGGCTCGTActtgaatttctttttttttatatatatatattttatttaatttctattTATATTCACCAACCACTATTGAAGATAGGAAAATTAAAAGCGAACCGGGGCACTTTCATTTCTCAGTGTTGAAATTTGCATTCCCTGATTGAGATGATGGCCGCCGTTTTGAGTGTGCGCTTTGCTGCCGTTTTCTTGCAAGTGGGGTTTTCTTCAGACTTTCTGCCACGTGTAGTTCTTGATTTCAGGCATGGCCCTTGATTTAGTTGCCCTTCCTTTTGCCTGCTGTGAAGCTCAAAGCCGCTCTGCTCTGGCGTTCCTCTGAGCTCTCAGCTCAGTGTCGAAATATCCGTAAATCCCTCACACCGTGAAAGCGTATCTGCGACACGCGTTAGCGGCACCGTGCCCGCAGCCGTCAGGCAGACTTACCCACGGGCGGCCGTCAGTTCGGACCAAAATTTTTCCGATAATGAACCTCAAGGCCCAGAATTATTGCCATCAGCAGGGGGAGGAACCCAGCGTAGAATTGGGCTTCACAGCCCAGGGAAGTGAGGCGAGACACCTGGACCCCTGCAGGAAGCGTAGCGACCCCCCGCAGGCCAAGAGACCCTCGATAACACAACCCCACTGGCACATTTCCACTGGCTACCGCCATCGTTTAGCGACTGCAAAAGGCAACATGCTTTCTGCTTGCATTTTAACACCAGTACGCCTTAGGATCACACCGAGGGCAGATCAGCGCCCTACTGCAGACCGCCTGAATAAACAGCTTGCTTGGTTGTGAAAACAGTGAATCCTTTATATTCACTGGCTTACATTACAGCAATTAGCTGCAATTTCTGCTCTTGTGAATCAAGGGGTGCACACAATACTGTGATACAGTGAGGCACATGAACAGCCTCCAAATGGCAGGCTTCCCTCCAACCTCCCAGGGTCCAGTTCACCCTGGCAAGGCAGTGTGATTTACACTCACTGGAAATGCACATTCTTAGTGTCAAATCAAAAACATATTTCACAGAGGGCTTTTTGAGAAAGCACAATGACATCCAACAACATTCTGCCTCAAGCTGTTCTAAGCAGCAACTGGCTTTTTGGGAAAACAATAAAGACAAAGATCTGAGATTAGTTGCCGACGGACGAAGCAGGAATCAAGATACCTCAACGGCGCAGACCTGCCTTATATTAAAACGACTCTGCTTGCCGGGCACGTCGCTGAACGTAATTATCCGAACAAAGGCAGGTTTCGCAGGCAGCTCGTGGGAGAAGGAGCGCTACCTGCACGAAGGGGTCTCTGTCGGCTGATGCACATGCCTTTGACTGTTAGATCAGACTGCGTCTTTGCGAATAGCGCCGTGTCGACGCCTCTGCTATGCACAAATCGAAATGCGCTTAAACGCAGAGTCATTATTTGCGCATTTTGGGTTTAGCTGCTAGGATATAGTGTTGAATACGCAGACAGGCAGGCTGCCAGTCAGGTCCGGGTCTGTCGTGCACGATGGGTTATCGATCGGTGTCAGCCGCTGCAGAGCAGACGAGGGCTCCTGGTATCGCTTCCCCCTCCCAGCAAAGCACACTTTCCGCTTCGCTGGCTCCGTCTCCACCCCCCTCCATCCACCAACAACTAGGAGAGAGGCTTCTCCCGGAGACATCTGCGTTTAAGCGGAAATCTCACTTACACGACACCCCAATAACGCCTACAGTCACTCCAGCGGGTACGGAACTTTTACGCAATTTACCTTTTACTTTAAGCGGAAACACAACTAAGCATAGACATCTATGTATCTCCGAAAGAGGGGGAATAtgcataataatataaataggtTTATTTTGTGAATGACCCGCCGCCCTCCCTGCATTTTACGTGTTTTGACTCAGCGATCCCCCGTGCCTTGCTAAAGCCGACCAAAAGCGCCGCTTCCTCCCTCTGTGCTGGCGGCATTTCGCAGCGTCTTACCCCGCAATCGACGCCGGCGAAGTGTCCTTTCATCCGGACGGCATGCAGCTACGGCTGTCGGCTATTCGGCCGGCAAAGAATATCCTTAGACCCAGGCCCATTGTCAATTAATTCCGCGATACAAAATTTAATGTTGAAGTTTGTGGctcacatcaaaataacagcaaACGTCAACACCATGTCAGCCGAATAATGATGTTACATGGTCTTAATTTTGATTACCGGTAATAATTAATCATCAGCCTCAACAAATACGATATCCATGTCatgttttaaatttatattataaaAAGACAGTTTGTACCTTGTAGATCCATCCTCATAGTGTGGATTTAATACTTGatggtaaaatatttaaaagttAAATTTGTTCCCATTGTGAAACAATTTTGGGTTGCTGTTGTCATAATTTCACTGTTGTTTTATCATTTTCGTACATCCTGATTTTGAATTAATAGTTTTTTTCCttaattttatgttttatatatatgaaAGGTGTTCATGTTTAACGTTACTGGGTATCTGTCCCACTTTAGCCTGCAGGACAGTAAACCCAGCATAAGGTAAATACTACATATAGAACCTTCTGCCAGCATTAGACATTGATCTCTTACTGCAGTTGCTGCAGGCAGGGAGGAGTGCCCATCTTACACTGTGGGAATCTGCTTTTTTCACTGCTTAATGGTAGCTCATCTCATTAGCAAAGCTTTCAACTGACCTTGgatctctcttttttttcccttgtccGTTCTTCCCGTCTGTCTCCATCTTTCCCACCTGATCTAGGTTTTCCCCCATAACCATCGACAGCATGACGAGCCTGGTGGGCATGAACATCCCCGGACACACAGGGACGGGATGGTGCATCTTCGTCTACAACCTGTCCCCGGACTCGGATGAGAGTGTCCTGTGGCAGCTCTTCGGGCCGTTCGGCGCCGTCAACAACGTCAAGGTCATCCGCGACTTCAACACCAACAAGTGCAAGGGGTTCGGCTTCGTAACCATGACGAACTACGACGAGGCAGCCATGGCCATCGCTAGCCTGAATGGGTACCGGTTGGGTGACCGCGTCTTGCAGGTCTCCTTCAAAACCAATAAGACCCACAAGTCCTGAAGGCCATGACTCGAGATGAAAAGCCTGTTCGCCACCGACACCACCGCCCAACAGCTGCCCACCACTGCAATTTCAAACAGGAAATCAAACAAACAGAACTGTAAATGGCTTATAATATAACTTTGGACCTATAAGCCAACGCTGCCTAAGTATTACAAAATTAAGAGAGAAAAATTAGTGATTTGGAAAACCTGTAACATTGTGGGTTTTCTCTTGTGTATCTTTTCTGTTATCGTTTTGTTTTCTCTTCTCTGTAAACAGTAGCAAAACCAGTTCCCCATATTTCAAAGAAGAGAATGTTCTTACTTaaattctattttcttgctgttgttttaggatttcttttttaaatccgGATCCACTGTCCTTAGAATATTGCCTTCCTGGGAAATTTAGGGAGGGGGTTCTTTATAAAGTAAGTAACCGCTCATTCATTATCTGTGGGATATGGACACCCCCGTTTAAAGTAGTAGGGATAACACAAACATTTTTTCCTCTGATGCagaaaaaaagagaatttcTAACATGTTTTCGTTTTGTATTACAAACACGTCTTTCCTCACTGGGGATTGGGAGCTGGGGGagagggatgggatgggatgggatgggatgggagagCTTTCCTGATGACATGACACGTTAGGTGATTTAAAAACCACTGTTGCCAAAGAGAAGATCTCTTTGCTTGAAAATGcgtttagaaaaataaaaataaagagaagaaaatctatttttataaatattaattaaaataataattattgaaGAATTTTTACATGAATCTGGATTtgaaaaaagagaaaatattTTGACTGGCTAATTTGGGAGGGGTGGGTTGGCCACCT is a window of Brienomyrus brachyistius isolate T26 chromosome 15, BBRACH_0.4, whole genome shotgun sequence DNA encoding:
- the LOC125709341 gene encoding ELAV-like protein 4: MLQTAVGKQQRVPENVPGKGSSLRRDACGQRGRHSDGPHGGPIPQARGRERQTAAESCETPGGYFNVTPPFSIPGQSLGYGFVNYIDPKDAEKAINTLNGLRLQTKTIKVSYARPSSASIRDANLYVSGLPKTMTQKELEQLFSQYGRIITSRILVDQVTGGSRGVGFIRFDKRIEAEEAIKGLNGQKPSGATEPITVKFANNPSQKTSQALLSQLYQSPNRRYPGPLHHQAQRFRLDNLLNMAYGVKSLQDSKPSIRFSPITIDSMTSLVGMNIPGHTGTGWCIFVYNLSPDSDESVLWQLFGPFGAVNNVKVIRDFNTNKCKGFGFVTMTNYDEAAMAIASLNGYRLGDRVLQVSFKTNKTHKS